TTTGTTTGTGTTTTCAATGAATATGTGCAGCTGATGATGCCGCTGGAAGTGCTTCAGAGCTGGTCGCTGTATGTGTTTGATCCAGAAAGCAAGCACATGTTGGTGATGGATCCTACGACGACATTCTATGGAGAAGAAGTGATGCGTGAGAAGCACGAGGCATTAGCAAAAAAAACACTTTTCGGGCTGGTTCGTTGCATCAACGAGAACATACCAGGTTGGGAGGTAAATGCAAGCAACTGGCAAATCAAGTACCATGCAGGCGCACACTTCAACTGCAGCAGGTGCACGAGAaatgcatgattttttttctaaatttggtGTTATGAGGGGAATGGTTAAGATGTCCTGTGTGATTGATTAGGAACTAACCATTTCTGCCACCGAAAACAGTGAACAAAGCGGAGTGTACATCGTACACTACATTCGAGAGTTCAACGGGCTGTATCTGAGGTCAATCCTAAGTGATGTAAGCAAGTTTTCTTTCGAATCATACATGCACAAAAAATatagagggaaaaatgttttcggTTTTATGGCTAACAAGGCGAATTATGTGAACCTTTGGTGCAGGAGCGGATAGAGTACCTTCGCAAGACCATGGCATACCAGCTTGCCACTATGAAGGGGAATGCTGGAGACCTTCCTGACTTCATGATCCAGATTGTCATCTAGTCGATCCGGATGACCTTAGCTATTGCCTTTAGGCCTATGTGAAGTTAAATTATATCAGTGTTAGACTAAGAACTTAATCGGTTTGTAAGCACATTAAGACGAAGTTACAGATCGGGGGGTGCGGGCGGGTTCGCTTTGTGGGATGGCATTGAGGGTCCCCGGACTAGGATCGCATTTTGGTTTGTTCGGGGGTCCGGTTCCACGGCGTTTAGGAGTAGCCAGGTTTGGTTAGCTGATAAAGAAGATACCATGTGTATGCGGCAGGGCTTGGGTAGTTCCCGTGTGGAGCTACATTTTGGTGTTTTGGTTGATGTCAGTCCTGTGGCCAACGACAAAAAGAAATGTTTGTGGACATTCGGGTTTAATCTTGTTTTTTCGATGATGTAAACAAACTTTGCTGCTCCCAATGAACGGAGCCCTTATTTGTTGATGATGGCGCCTGGATTAGTTGATTGTCCGAAGCTGCTGTCGGAAGCTTGGCGAGTTTGTGCATTGTTGAGATTGAACTGACAAACACAAGAATAGAGTAGTTGttgaaaaaaaagatggacaaatTGATGTTCTGGAGCTAGGGACCTGCCAAGTAGACATAAAAAATAGAGTTGAAAAAAGTAACCTATATCGGTGCGGTGGATTAAGGATCAGCTTCCCGTTGTAAGGGGAAATTCGGATAAGATAGTATCATTATCATCGAATTCGACATAACTTAGAACAAAGCTCGCGAGCTCCTTACATGTGATGACAAAATAAAAACGGTGTGCACATAGATAGTTCATTCCAGGATAAAACATTTGTAGACATTGGTGGTTGATGTAGTTTATTACAGAAAGGTCTGGTCTAAATCCAAACCAGGCGTCCTAAAAGATAGATGGCACTAGAATTCGAGATTACAGGATGAAGCCTACAAGCGTATATCAGCAGTAGACAGGGGCCATGGGTTTTCAAGTGTCCACTTCATTCAGGAAATCACCGAAGCTGAACTGGCTAGGTGCTAACACAGCCCAGAGTGCATCGCCAGCTAGGGGCGATCTGTTTTCACGGAGTTTCATAAGCTCGTGTAGGGAAGCAAGCCTTGTTTTATGAAGGTTCCTCTGCAAAAGATATAAACAATGCAATTTGAGTGTTGAAAAAGTTTGATCATGTTCTCCGGGAGTAGGTTATGAGTGAATCTTGTTGTACAAGTAGATGAAACATCGTTACCTTGGTTATAGGTGATATAAGTTTCTCGCCGTCGTAGTATCTCAGAAGGTGCAGAATGGAGAGGCCAGACTCGTACCTAGTGGAAAAATGGATGTGGCACTAGTATTATGGAAAGGGATTTTGGGGGGCATCGAGCCGGAGTATGTACAGGAGAAAAGTTAGTGGTTGCGACCGGACCTTGTGAAGGTGGTGTCTACAATCTTAGGATAAATTTTCCCCCAGTTGTCCTTCGGCGTAGGCCATCCTGCAAAGAATTCAGCAAAACACTCGAACAGGGCATCGTGCAGCCTTGACGATACCCACTCATGCATTTCTTTCCTTTCGCTGGATGGACCTCTGGCACCGGCCAATGGATCTAACACATGGGTAACTTTGGCGACCATGTCCCACATGTATAACACCCATCCATCCTCGAGAATAGCTGGAGCAAAGTACTTGAGTAGACAAAAACATGGGGGGACGGGGTGAGGATGAAGTAATAATATTTCGGAATTGCCCGGTATAGAATGGCAGGTGAGATTGCATAATTAAAAAGAGAGTTTGGTGTTAGTGACCAAAGTTAGGACGGGTGCTTACATATTGAGAACAAGCAATGGAATGCCGGATGTGCTTCCCAAAGAACTGATTCTGCAGACAGATTGCTCGCAGGTAATCTTTTCCAGACAGGACTGTGGTCTGAAAAAAAGGCCATTGTGAATGATACAGCAGCAAGAAAAAGGTAGGACAAAAAAAGGTTGAAGTGGTATAGGGTAAGGCTGTGGTTATGGCTGACGAACCGCAAAATCTGTCTCCAGGATGTGCCTCCAGTTAAGGTAAGGGCAATCGTCGTTGTACTCGAAGTCAATCTGATTGTACCTCCTGATTAATGCACATGACAACTCATGCTCGAGTGTGTGTTCACCAGCCAGCTGCTGGAGGACATCATTCCCGCTAACACATACAAGGCGGGGTGTGTCGTGGACAAACCAGAATCTGGTTGACAGGTAAATGCATTCAGTGAATAAAAAAGGAAACTATATGGTTACGAGATATGAAAATGGATGGTGCATTGCGGAAGTACCGTTCCAGCTCTGCGGGGGGAGTGGTCTTGATTGAAGCCTCCAGATCAGTAGCGACATCGCCCGGTTGTTGCGGAGGGATCCGGCCAGCTCTCCAGGGATTTTTCGCGAAACTTCCACTTAGCACAGACCGCCTTTTAGGTAGTTCATGGCTGAGCTGGCCGAATACAGCAGCTTGTTGAGGATCCTGGTCGGCCGCGTTGTAGAGCGATTCGGTCTTGGTGTAAATAAGCAGGCATTGATCCTTGATGGTGTCCCGTTGCAGGAAACCGGCTTTACTCTTCTTGGTGCTGACAACACATTCAGGAGGGATAGGAGGTCGGCCGATGATCCCGCGGAACCTCTAGTAGTGCTATCTGCAAACAGAAGAAAAATGTACGAAGAGTTGTAAAAAAACGTATCGAAGAAGTTTCTGCGGGCGCAAAGGAATTAAGGCAGCAAAAAGGGTTGAGTGCAGCTAAAAATATCGGAAGTACCTTCCGCGTCGGAAAGGTCCAGCCTGACTCCACTAAACTTTTGGTTGACTGGCGTGCGCAGCGAATCGGCTGGGGGTGCTGACATGAACGGGAGGAAACAAATTAGTTGGCGAGCTGGGAAAAAAATTGATTGTCTATGGGAATGCGAGCATTGGCAAAAATATTATGTTCGCTGTGAAAAAAAACTGACCGGATTCACCCTCAGTTGGTACGAGGGGGCAGTCGGTGAAACCCCTTGCCTGGCAGCAAACACACCTCTGGCTTAGGTGTGCCATCAACTTGTCCGTGAACTTGAACATGTCGTTGAGTATGTTCGACCTAGCGGTGTGCAGATGTGAGAAGGCCTTCGCGTTGTGTTCTTTCAGCATTAGGGTGAGTGGGTCAGCCATCTGAGGGGGATTACACAAGAAAAAGAGCGGTACGTTAGTTGAATTTCAGATGGTTGAGTTACGAAACAGCGAGGAGAGTTCATTGAGCTGAGGAAGGTTCAAATCGAAAAACGGTATATCATATAACAAATGTGTAAAACTTACCAATTTCGGGTACTGTCGCTTCAAGTAGTTCGAAAAGTCAATGGGTCCAATGTTAAGCGACTGTGTCGGATGGATGGGTGTACTGTCTGCAGCAACATATAATGGCCTCGGCGTGACAGCGCGGAGTGACTCGTGGGGTTGAGGCTCTGGAACGGCGAGGGGAACATTATCCAGGGTAGATGTTCCGAATGCGGTCTCTATTCTGTCAGGTGCAACTTCTGTGGTGCGAACCGAAGCGCGGGTGTAGCAGACTGACTCCGCCGACCTTAGCTGCACGGTTACCATCCATTTAGCAAAACTTTGTTGTCATATTGTGTGAACCAGGCATGGTTGAGTATAGGTATGCATGAACTATAACCAATAAAAATTTAAAGCAGCCGAATTTTGCAGTGGATATAAAAGAATCTGTTTGTGGTGTAATACCGGCGCTGAAGTGTAAGAATTTGGTCCTTTCCCTAAGTCGCTGGCCATGGTGATAGTTCTCCTCAGCCAGTCTTGGTCGAATACCTTAATCCGTGGTAGGTCGTCGTGTCTCTTGTTGAAAATTCCGAGGTCCAGATTGTCGAGAAGGAATACCTATCGTCATCATGCGGGGCATGTCCATTATGGAGTACATGAAAAAATAAATACGTACAGATAAAAAGTATATAGGAATGAAAAATAAGAAACCTGCAGCCAAAGGTGACACCCGAACAGGTTGATGGTTTGTGCCTGGTTCCTAACATCTCTCTTGTACTTGTCCACAGCGTCAAGTAGGGACTGGATGATGTACTCGCCCCAGTTGAACTGGGCTATGTTCTCAGTGTTAGCAAGGGCTCCCCAGAAATCAATGGTGGCATAATCGTATTTACTTGACGGTGCCAATATGTGGCCCATGACAAAGATAACAAATGCAATCTGAAAGCAATCTTTCTCAATCTTGCTAGAGTCCTCTGTGATCTCCCTGATAAGGAAATTTTCTGCAGCTTTAAGACTATGGGCTCCTGCCTGGTTCATGCCTAGCGTGGTCTTGATGAACTCAATGGCGTCGGGCCTGATGGTAGCATCCCTGCCAATAACATTTCGGGGCCCATGTGGGATACCAAAAACCTTGGACACATCCTGGGGCCAGAACTTAAGTATCTTCTTGTCTGTGATTACAATGGATCTGTTGTGTACATCTACACGGCTCATTATCCAGGCGCTGAATTTGAGATTAAGCTTCTGCAGAAATGGTACATCTAACATGCCAGCCCATCCTATCTCACTAACTAACCACCTCTTGAAGTCTGAGAACCGTTGAATAACCTCGAACGCATGCTTGACTGAGCAACGAGAGGTGAGATTGGGGGTTTTGTCTTGCCTGTACTGGTCGCCTGCGGATCTGGTTGCACGGGCGGCAGATGGAGTACGAACTCTGCTGGTGTCATCGTCGCAGCTTCCGGATTCAGACATTGCTGCAAAAAAATGAAGAAAACGATGGGGAGTTGGATGGCAGAAGAAATGAGTGAGGAGGATGTAGTTAAAAATGAAGGGAAAATGCAGAGCAATCGATGACATGCATAGATGGGGGCGTGGATCGAACGTACCTGCACCGGCAAGGATCGGCGGCGCCAGCCGCCGGGGCAGTCGTGTGTGCTTGGGGAGGGAGCAGTGGTGTGTGGTTGGAGGTGGACTCAGTTATGAGCCGCCTGTGAGAAAATGGTGGATGGTGCCCAACCCTAGAGTGCAATGAATGCAGTGCGCGAACCACCTCTGCCCGTGGGAGCTTCTGGAACGCGTGTGAACATAAGATTACGATGAGACGCGGCGGCAGTGTCCATGTAAACAAATTAGGGGAAATTAACTCGATAACAACTGATTAGGCGGCAACACGCTGGAATAAGCACGGTACTTGAAAATTAAAGGCAAGGTCTTACACAAACTGAAAAAAAGGCCATTGTGAATGATACAGCAGCAAGAAAAAGGTAGGACAAAAAAGGTTGAAGTGGTATAGGGTAAGGCTGTGGTTATGGCTGACGAACCGCAAAATCTGTCTCCAGGATGTGCCTCCAGTTAAGGTAAGGGCAATCGTCGTTGTACTCGAAGTCAATCTGATTGTACCTCCTGATTAATGCACATGACAACTCATGCTCGAGTGTGTGTTCACCAGCCAGCTGCTGGAGGACATCATTCCCGCTAACACATACAAGGCGGGGTGTGTCGTGGACAAACCAGAATCTGGTTGATGTGTAAATGCATTCGGTGAATAAAAAGGAAACTATATGGTTACGAGATATGAAAACGGATGGTGCGTTGCGGAAGTACCGTTCCAGCTCTGCGGGGGGAGTGGTCTTGATTGAAGCCTCCAGATCAGTAGCGACATCGCCCGGTTGTTGCGGAGGGATCCGGCCAGCTCTCCAGGGATTTTTCGCGAAACTTCCACTTAGCACAGACCGCCTTTTAGGTAGTTCATGGCTGAGCTGGCCGAATACAGCAGCTTGTTGAGGATCCTGGTCGGCCGCGTTGTAGAGCGATTCGGTCTTGGTGTAAATAAGCAGGCATTGATCCTTGATGGTGTCCCGTTGCAGGAAACCGGCTTTACTCTTCTTGGTGCTGACAACACATTCAGGAGGGATAGGAGGTCGCTTCGATGATCCCGCGGAACCTCTAGTAGTGCTATCTGCAAACAGAAGAAAAATGTACGAAGAGTTGTAAAAAAACGTATCGAAGAAGTTTCTGCGGGCGCAAAGGAATTAAGGCAGCAAAAAGGGTTGAGTGCAGCTAAAAATATCGGAAGTACCTTCCGCGTCGGAAAGGTCCAGACTGACTCCACTAAACTTTTGGTTGATCGGCGTGCGCAGCGAATCGGCTGGGGTGCGACATGAACGGGAGGAAACAAATTAGTTGGCGAGCTGGGAAAAAATTGATTGTCTATGGGAATGCGAGCATTGGCAAAAATATTATGTTCGTTGTGAAAAAAAAACTGACCGGATTCACCCTCGGTTGGTACGAGGGGGCAGTCGGTGAAACCCCTTGCTCGGCAGCAAACACACCTCTGGCTTAGGTGTGCCATCAACTTGTCCGTGAACTTGAACATGTCGTTGAGTATGTTCGACCTAGCGGTGTGCAGATGTGAGAAGGCCTTCGCGTTGTGTTCTTTCAGCATTAGGGTGAGTGGGTCAGCCATCTGAGGGGGATTACACAAGAAAAAGAGCGGTACGTTAGTTGAATTTCAGATGGTTGAGTTACGAAACAGCGAGGAGAGTTCATTGAGCTGAGGAAGGTTCAAATCGAAAAACGGTATATCATATAACAAATGTGTAAAACTTACCAATTTCGGGTACTGTCGCTTCAAGTAGTTCGAAAAGTCAATGGGTCCAATGTTAAGCGACTGTGTCGGATGGATGGGTGTACTGTCTGCAGCAACATATAATGGCCTCGGCGTGACAGCGCGGAGTGACTCGTGGGGTTGAGGCTCTGGAACGGCGAGGGGAACATTATCCAGGGTAGATGTTCCGAATGCGGTCTCTATTACGTCAGTGCAACTTCGTGGTGCGAACCGAAGCGCGGGTGTAGCAGACTGACTCCGCCGACCTTAGCTGCACGGTTACCATCCATTTAGCAAAACTTTGTTGTCATATTGTGTGAACCAGGCATGGTTGAGTATAGGTATGCATGAACTATAACCAATAAAAATTTAAAGCAGCCGAATTTTGCAGTGGATATAAAAGAATCTGTTTGTGGTGTAATACCGGCGCTGAAGTGTAAGAATTTGGTCCTTTCCCTAAGTCGCTGGCCATGGTGATAGTTCTCCTCAGCCAGTCTTGGTCGAATACCTTAATCCGTGGTAGGTCGTCGTGTCTCTTGTTGAAAATTCCGAGGTCCAGATTGTCGAGAAGGAATACCTATCGTCATCATGCGGGGCATGTCCATTATGGAGTACATGAAAAAATAAATACGTACAGATAAAAAGTATATAGGAATGAAAAATAAGAAACCTGCAGCCAAAGGTGACACCCGAACAGGTTGATGGTTTGTGCCTGGTTCCTAACATCTCTCTTGTACTTGTCCACAGCGTCAAGTAGGGACTTGGATGATGTACTCGCTTGATTGAGCGGGCTATGTTCTCAGTGTTAGCAAGGGCTCCCCAGAAATCAATGGTGGCATAATCGTATTTACTTGACGGTGCCAATATGTGGCCCATGACAAAGATAACAAATGCAATCTGAAAGCAATCTTTCTCAATCTTGCTAGAGTCCTCTGTGATCTCCCTGATAAGGAAATTTTCTGCAGCTTTAAGACTATGGGCTCCTGCCTGGTTCATGCCTAGCGTGGTCTTGATGAACTCAATGGCGTCGGGCCTGATGGTAGCATCCCTGCCAATAACATTTCGGGGCCCATGTGGGATACCAAAAACCTTGGACACATCCTGGGGCCAGAACTTAAGTATCTTCTTGTCTGTGATTACAATGGATCTGTTGTGTACATCTACACGGCTCATTATCCAGGCGCTGAATTTGAGATTAAGCTTCTGCAGAAATGGTACATCTAACATGCCAGCCCATCCTATCTCACTAACTAACCACCTCTTGAAGTCTGAGAACCGTTGAATAACCTCGAACGCATGCTTGACTGAGCAACGAGAGGTGAGATTGGGGGTTTTGTCTTGCCTGTACTGGTCGCCTGCGGATCTGGTTGCACGGGCGGCAGATGGAGTACGAACTCTGCTGGTGTCATCGTCGCAGCTTCCGGATTCAGACATTGCTGCAAAAAAATGAAGAAAACGATGGGGAGTTGGATGGCAGAAGAAATGAGTGAGGAGGATGTAGTTAAAAATGAAGGGAAAATGCAGAGCAATCGATGACATGCATAGATGGGGGCGTGGATCGAACGTACCTGCACCGGCAAGGATCGGCGGCGCCAGCCGCCGGGGCAGTCGTGTGTGCTTGGGGAGGGAGCAGTGGTGTGTGGTTGGAGGTGGACTCAGTTATGAGCCGCCTGTGAGAAAATGGTGGATGGTGCCCAACCCTAGAGTGCAATGAATGCAGTGCGCGAACCACCTCTGCCCGTGGGAGCTTCTGGAACGCGTGTGAACATAAGATTACGATGAGACGCGGCGGCAGTGTCCATGTAAACAAATTAGGGGAAATTAACTCGATAACAACTGATTAGGCGGCAACACGCTGGAATAAGCACGGTACTTGAAAATTAAAGGCAAGGTCTTACACAAACTGAAAAAAAGGCCATTGTGAATGATACAGCAGCAAGAAAAAGGTAGGACAAAAAAAGGTTGAAGTGGTATAGGGTAAGGCTGTGGTTATGGCTGACGAACCGCAAAATCTGTCTCCAGGATGTGCCTCCAGTTAAGGTAAGGGCAATCGTCGTTGTACTCGAAGTCAATCTGATTGTACCTCCTGATTAATGCACATGACAACTCATGCTCGAGTGTGTGTTCACCAGCCAGCTGCTGGAGGACATCATTCCCGCTAACACATACAAGGCGGGGTGTGTCGTGGACAAACCAGAATCTGGTTGACAGGTAAATGCATTCAGTGAATAAAAAAGGAAACTATATGGTTACGAGATATGAAAACGGATGGTGCGTTGCGGAAGTACCGTTCCAGCTCTGCGGGGGGAGTGGTCTTGATTGAAGCCTCCAGATCAGTAGCGACATCGCCCGGTTGTTGCGGAGGGATCCGGCCAGCTCTCCAGGGATTTTTCGCGAAACTTCCACTTAGCACAGACCGCCTTTTAGGTA
This Lolium perenne isolate Kyuss_39 chromosome 1, Kyuss_2.0, whole genome shotgun sequence DNA region includes the following protein-coding sequences:
- the LOC127334218 gene encoding uncharacterized protein gives rise to the protein MSESGSCDDDTSRVRTPSAARATRSAGDQYRQDKTPNLTSRCSVKHAFEVIQRFSDFKRWLVSEIGWAGMLDVPFLQKLNLKFSAWIMSRVDVHNRSIVITDKKILKFWPQDVSKVFGIPHGPRNVIGRDATIRPDAIEFIKTTLGMNQAGAHSLKAAENFLIREITEDSSKIEKDCFQIAFVIFVMGHILAPSSKYDYATIDFWGALANTENIAQFNWGEYIIQSLLDAVDKYKRDVRNQAQTINLFGCHLWLQVFLLDNLDLGIFNKRHDDLPRIKVFDQDWLRRTITMASDLGKGPNSYTSAPLRSAESVCYTRASVRTTEVAPDRIETAFGTSTLDNVPLAVPEPQPHESLRAVTPRPLYVAADSTPIHPTQSLNIGPIDFSNYLKRQYPKLMADPLTLMLKEHNAKAFSHLHTARSNILNDMFKFTDKLMAHLSQRCVCCQARGFTDCPLVPTEGESAPPADSLRTPVNQKFSGVRLDLSDAEGTSDIFSCTQPFLLP